One Psilocybe cubensis strain MGC-MH-2018 chromosome 9, whole genome shotgun sequence genomic window, CGACTTCGATACATGGCATGCTGACTGTCATAAGCAGATCCTTGCCGTCGTTGATCCTAACAAAACCATAAGCCacaaaaaaaccaacaaaacGGAGAAAAAAGACATACGACTCCATCAAGGTCATACACATCGAGCTCTCCACATTCTGCGCGGGGTCCTGTCCAGTAGCAAGGAAAATAGCAGTGAGGATATTTGCAGCGTGCGCATTGAACCCGCCAATCGAACCCGCCATCGCGCTCCCGACAAGGTTTTTCTTCGTGTTCAAATTCACAAGCGAATCCACCGTCGTCTTCAACACGCTCGTCACAATTTTACCCGGTACCACCGCCTCCGCGACCACACTCTTTCCTCTGCCTTCGATCCAATTGATCGCAGCTGGCTTCTTATCCGTGCAGTAATTCCCGGACAAAGCAAGGACGACCATTTCAGGGTAATACCTCTGCATCACCTCGAGCGCCTTCTCCGTCCCCTTGGAAATCATATTCATACCCATCGCATCACCGGTACCGGTCGCGAACCTCACAAAAAGCGTACGTCCCGCCATAGCAGTCTTCAAACTCTTCAACCTCGCAAACCTCGATGTGCTCTCAAACGCCTCTTTGAGCACCGCATACCCGTCTTCAGAGTCGATCCACAGCTTCGCGTGCGCCGCCATTTTGATAGTCGGGAAATCGATAGCCGGCCCGCGCGTCATACCGTCTTTCACCAGTACGGTTGTTACACCTCCACCGGCGTTGAGCGCTTTGCATCCGCGCGAGGTGGATGCGACGAGGGTGCCTTCGGCTGTGGCCATGGGTATAGGATACAGTGTGCCGTCGACGTTGAGCGGGCCCGCGATAccgagagggagagggatgtATCCGACGACGTTCTCGCAGCACGCACCGAGCACACGCGAGTAGTCATAGTTGGCCAGGGGGATATCCGACGATTCGAGTGTCTGCGTCAAGGACGCACGGGCTATTAAAACACAATCAGTACATCACATAAAAACAAATCAGAAGGGGAAAGGCAACTCACAAATCAACGCCCTCCTGATCCTCACCGCCCTCTCCAGCTCATTCATACCAAGCACCTTCTCAAGCGCATACGCCGCAATCTTCCCGTTCTGCGCCAACAGAATAACTTCCTCATCATTCAACAGCGCAAGCGACTCGCTGATCGGTCGGGGCCCGTTCTCAAACACATCAATGCACTCCTCGAGCGTGCGGATCGCCTGGACACCATTAGCGTCATTGTCGTTCTCGTTACccaatgaagaagaagtgtCAGATGCAGAAGACTCCGAGTAAGGTGGTGTAGGCTGTCCAATAACAGACGTCGATACCGCAGAAGAACCAGAGAGAGGACGAGCAGTGACCGTCATCCGCCTCTTATTCCTGCCATCCTTCGTCACAGCCGGGGAAGCCGCAGTATACTTGCGCTCGTGTTCCAGGCGCCTGTCCACATCTTCAAGCGAGAATGTGCCGACCGATTTAGCTGCCAAGGTGAGCGCCGAGCTTTCGCGGCGCAGAGTGTGCGTGTGTTGAACAGGTTTaaccttttcttcctctgcctcaACCTCAtgttcctcttcctcttcctcctcctcatctcccCGCGCAAGCCCAACCCCTTCAAACCTGACCTCCCCTTTCAACCCAAGCACACCAGCTCCAATCCTTGTCCCCACCACACCCGCCGCAATCCCCTTCAAAAGGTACCCATTCAGGGCCACACTAATCGCCAAAATGATCACTATCCATTTACTCAGAATCGGGTCTCCAACGAGGCGTGTCCAGGAGGACATGAACGACTCGATGACTTCGGAGGTGGTTCTGCGGACGCCGCCAAAGCCGTTGACGGGAGTAGATCCGGTGGATTGGGATTGGTGAGCGTGTGCGTGGTATGTGGTGTGCAGCGAAGAATCAAGTGAGGGTACAGCGGACGAGGAGACAGAAGACGCGAATGTCCTCCGCGTAGCCTTACCAGCACCTCCCATAGACGTGGGTAGTACAATACGAACGTACACAGGCGGGGACACTTTCACCAGCAAATCCTTCGGCGTGCGCGTCTGTGTCGCGTTATCGTTATCGCCACTATGGTCCACATCGACATCAACATTGTGTtcgaggttgaggttgagatCAAACCCGAGCTCCTCAGCGGACGCTTCTACGAGCGCATTAAGCGCCGTACGCACTCCAGGAGCAGTGATATCCACCTTGCGAACCACAACTTGCTGATGCTGAAGGTCCGATCCAGAATTATGCCTCGACGGCGTAAGCGGCGTGATAAGATTCAAGATATGCAGCGTCAAAAACGAGGCGATCTGTCCGGCAGTACATTTAGTTTACGCGGTACACAGCGGAGAAACAGATAACAGAGACAGGACATACCAAAAGCAATTTTAACCTTGCAACCGGGTTCTCCTGCCCGGCCACCTCTTTACCCTTGCCTTTACCCATAGCCAAAGTCAAACTCTTATCAACCTTCTTCGCACCTTTACCCAAACCCAATCCATACTCCCACTCATGCAACCCACTCCCCTTCACACCCAACACCGCGCGCTTCACCCTCTCCTTCATCGAAAGCGGCAGGGGCGGGGGTGCTGGCCGGACCATCGCACTGCGTGTGTTCGTAATTGTGTTTGAAGAGGCAAATgtagaagcagaagcagatgcACTGCGCGGCGTAGTTGATCCTTGGGAATTAGGTGTAGTTGACGAGTGCGCGTCGGCGTTGATGCTCGTGCTTGTGCTGGATGTGAAGGAGTTGGCGCGGCTTCGCGTGTGGCTTTGCGTCATCAGACGGACGTTTTTGATGCGTCGGACCTGTTTATTATGTGGATGTACGAGGAAGGTATAGTCAGTAACCGATCAAATTGATAGGTAGatagagaaggagaaggagatgtAAGGGGATAGGGGTAtaataaagaaagaaagaatagaaaaagcaaaaatgGAGAAAGTTTAAGTAGTCATTTCGTTCCGCTTCGCTCTGCCTCGCAAAAACATAAAACTTGAGCATTCGACATTCGACAAGCACCTCCGCACATCACATCGGCATCGGCGCAAAACACAACGCGACGCCAGAAATATCGCTAGCACCCGcaataccaccaccactatcAATAGCCCCAGATAACGGTGGACAGGCACAGCATAGCACCCAGCACAGCACCCCGGGACCGGCACTCGCAAGTAACCATACAtgcaaacccaaacccaaatccaatccaaagcccacacacacaccccaGAATTAACGAAATTCCCGTTAAGGAAGGAGGAGTCCTCGGGGTCATAAGGTTATAAGTCACGACACTCCCACTTTGGAGCTGGTACAGGCACAGGCACTCTCGGTTCAAGTGCAAAGCGGGGGTGGGGTCCGAGCACCacaaaaagacaaaagaaaagagaaagcagAGTAGagtaaagaaaagaaaagagaaagcacagtaaggaaaaagaaaaacggCAAAATcgaaaacaaaataaaggaaaaacaaaaacaaaataaaccATTTCGAGCACCGAAAGCACTAACTCTGGCACCAATCAAACCCACTTTCAAAGTTCCACAAAAAACGGACCACCGAGTGCCGAATAACGATACCATCCATCCCCCTGTCATATCCTaacccatcccatcccatcccataccTTCCGCCTGTCACATAACCTCCAGACAAAACGGACCCAACcggaaatgaaaaaaaccGAAAAACACAAACCGTAAAACAAAAAACCGAAAAACCGAAAAACCAAAAGGCGGAAAAAATAGAGATTGCAAGTCCATGTCAACGCAGCGGAAGACATACAAAGCCGCGACATCGAACTCGAAGAACCCAAACACAAAGATAAAGGTagaaataaaaatagaaagataaaagaaacaaaaatagACAACCGCAAAACCCATCCCATCCATCCGCTCTAGCGTGCTCGCGTACAAGCGAGCCACACCAAAAATACACAACCATTGGGGATTcgcatacccatacccatatcCATACCCAAAAATAACCGCAATAGAAAATGTTGCAAAAGACACGCCACAAATGATAAATGTTGAGATGAGAAAGTGAGatatgaaaaaaatgaaaagtgAGACCACaatcaataaaatcaaagTGGCAAAGTGCCAGTGCCAAAACTAGAgtgagaaaagaagatgatgCGAGCAAgaacgaaagcgaaagcgaaaacgagaaagagagcgaaaacgaaaacgaaaacgaaaacatAGCCgcaaaccaaaccaaaaaagaagaaaaaaacccaatCAAGAACTCACCTCAACCATAACCCCCAAAATCGCCGCCAAATACGTGCACAACAAAAGACAATCCACACCCAACATCAGCGCCGCCAACGCACACACCTCGCTCAATCCACCAACTCGACTGTACGCGCCTACGGCTAGGACAGCGATTTCAAGGATGTAGTCGCGGATAATGGGGGCGTAGACTAGATGTAAGGATTCAGTTATGATTAGGGGTGCGGGTTTGAGTGTCATTGAGGCTCctgctgaagctgaagccgAGGAAGAGGGTGGTGGCGCGAGAGTGTTGGTATTGGTGTTGGTAGCAttgttggaattggaattgGACGAAGAAGCAAGAATAGGATACCCGGCATCGGTCTTAACAACCCCCTTGACAAGCGCTGGCGGCACACTCAAATGCGGGTGCAAAAACACCGCTCTCGCAAGCCTCAGCGGTTTATCAAAGCCGACAGTACACACCAAAAACGGGAGTGCCTCCGTCAGCGCTACTGGGTCGATCCTAATCCTCAGAGCCATGGCGATAGGGAGCGAAATGAGCATGGCAAGGACGGCGGAAGAAAGAATGGCGAGTGGGAGCCAGAACGAGGAGCCTAGTGCGCGCGAGCGGATGAGCAGGAGGTAGAATGTTGTGTGCATGAGGATGTATCCTGCGAGGATGAGCAGAATGTCCAGCGAGTCTGCTTTCTGTTTCCAAGTGTATGTATATCGATAGGGGTGTGAGAGGTGAGTTAGGAGGTGGTGGGACGAGGAAGGAGGATTCAAAACGCACCTTGGCGAGATCCCAGAAACGCACGACGAGCGCGCGTGCGGCGTACGCGAcccatttcccatttcgCATCTGGTTAATTGGGACACTCTCAGTCGTTGCCCGACCAGCGTCCACCTCAAAGCGGACACCATGTTCATCCGTAAACACACGCGGGTGTTGCTGATGCTGGTTATAATGCTGGTGCTGATGTTGATACTGGTGCTCATCACCAACGAGAGCAGCGACAAACTCGTCGCGCATACCCGGTCTAAACGCCAGCGTCTGCACGAGAGCGCGCGAGCCGGGCTGCTGGAGTGTGAAACACGGTGCACCCTCCCCGTCCGCTGCTGGCAGACGATGGCACAGCGCCGCGTACGTGCGCCCCGCTGGCGTCTGAAACGTCTGTGCGAGGTGCTGCGTCATGTTTACCACGGACGCTGCCAATGGAGCCTGTGTGAGTGAGAGAGACTGCGCATTCGCATTGGAGTAGTCCTGCCAGTGAAACGGTTGGTACAGAGAAAGACTTGTAAGGGTGTAAAACCCGCACCTCAGCGTGTCTACGCGCTGCCCCGTCGAGTGtgaccaccacctgctggAGCTCAAGCACCAGCTCATCCGACCTGTGCAGTGCCTTGGCCGCATGTGTCCACGTCCCCTCGCGCACACCAACCCACTCACCGAGGCGCCACAGCGCATACGCTGGCCGCAGCGTCGGAGGCGCATATACCGACAGCGAGGGGTCAATGAACGCCGAGTGCTTGATCGCAGAGAGAATGTGGAAGTACGCGAGCGTGCCAatgatgcagaagaagacgatggtCTCAATGGGTGTGTACGCTGCATGCAGCGCGAACGGGCGGAAGAGCGCACGCATGGCgtctcgtcttcgtcgtcgtcgtcgttgatGTGGACGTTGAATAGAGTGCTGCTGCCTCTGTTGAGAGAGTCAGTGCAAGAGGGAAAAcaattgaagaaaaaagtccCTCGTACGACAGTCTCtccatttttttatttcaacACCCACCATTTCATCACAGAGACCCCGAACACCCTTCCTTTTCTATTTCCGGAGTCCCGGTTACTTAAGGTTCCGTTTAGTTTAAATTTCTCCCTTCGTTACGCTCGTCACTTGTTCCCTGCCGACAATTCACCCTGGCAGCCATTTTTAGTACGCGTCGCCTAGCGCTGTCGATCCGTCAGCTGTGGGTCCTTCCTTTCCTCGCTTCGCTTATCTATGTCACTTTGTGAATATCGACTGGGACGAGGAGGTGGACAGCCATCCGGTGAATCTCACTGCGAAATGTTATTCGCAGGGTTATATTTCTGCCTAGCACAACTCCAGTTCGGTCCCAATACACTTCCACCGCACTCCCAGTACACTTTGATAAACTTCAAGTTCCAAGACCGGGGCGTCTGTGTCTGATTCTGAGCCTGGAGATAGATGTACGCCGATAGCATACCTTCAATtctccatgtccatgtccatgtctcTCCACTACACCGAGTGCACGATAACGATAACGACACCATacccaaaaaaaccaaaaagcccaaaacacagaaagaaaaagccAAAGGAGATGATCCTATTAGCATGCGTACGACCACGCCGCGCCGCGCACCGCTCTTTAGAGGGCACATTTTTGCAGACCAGGGTACAGATGATACAAATATCACAAATCTCGCGGATGATCGTCGCGGGCGTTTGATTTCTGATCATGAATAATCATACTTCAAGCCTCAAGTACTACTAGAACCACTACTACCACCGCACTACACCGCAGGGCAAGGGCAAATGCAAAGGTTCCATCACCATCATAAATTCAAAATTAACAACTACCCCGGTACACGAGTCCACATCAAATTTGGGTGAGCATGTATGTACGGGGCTTCTTTTGGAAAAGATTGGCCTCTTTTGGGAGTGATTGGTCTCTTGTAGAAGAGATTAGATATTTTGAATGGGAAGATGATTCAAAAGTTCCAATAGCGTTGTGCAGAAGTGGGGTATGTGGTCGGAGCAGAGTATGACTGCCTGAAAAAAACATAATTATACGGGTCGGATTGTTTACTTTAACTTAGCGTTCAGACACCTAGACTCCTATCCTAATACTCTTCGAGAACGAACACGAAAATGGGAAAGAGAACGGACACCTTAATTCATAATCCAATCCTGATTTCAtaatctcaatctcaatccCAATCCCGATCCCATCACCCCCGCCCGCCCCGCCCGCCCCTTAAAAAAAGCCTTAAAAAATGCAA contains:
- a CDS encoding 3-hydroxy-3-methylglutaryl-coenzyme A reductase; protein product: MVRPAPPPLPLSMKERVKRAVLGVKGSGLHEWEYGLGLGKGAKKVDKSLTLAMGKGKGKEVAGQENPVARLKLLLIASFLTLHILNLITPLTPSRHNSGSDLQHQQVVVRKVDITAPGVRTALNALVEASAEELGFDLNLNLEHNVDVDVDHSGDNDNATQTRTPKDLLVKVSPPVYVRIVLPTSMGGAGKATRRTFASSVSSSAVPSLDSSLHTTYHAHAHQSQSTGSTPVNGFGGVRRTTSEVIESFMSSWTRLVGDPILSKWIVIILAISVALNGYLLKGIAAGVVGTRIGAGVLGLKGEVRFEGVGLARGDEEEEEEEEHEVEAEEEKVKPVQHTHTLRRESSALTLAAKSVGTFSLEDVDRRLEHERKYTAASPAVTKDGRNKRRMTVTARPLSGSSAVSTSVIGQPTPPYSESSASDTSSSLGNENDNDANGVQAIRTLEECIDVFENGPRPISESLALLNDEEVILLAQNGKIAAYALEKVLGMNELERAVRIRRALISRASLTQTLESSDIPLANYDYSRVLGACCENVVGYIPLPLGIAGPLNVDGTLYPIPMATAEGTLVASTSRGCKALNAGGGVTTVLVKDGMTRGPAIDFPTIKMAAHAKLWIDSEDGYAVLKEAFESTSRFARLKSLKTAMAGRTLFVRFATGTGDAMGMNMISKGTEKALEVMQRYYPEMVVLALSGNYCTDKKPAAINWIEGRGKSVVAEAVVPGKIVTSVLKTTVDSLVNLNTKKNLVGSAMAGSIGGFNAHAANILTAIFLATGQDPAQNVESSMCMTLMESINDGKDLLMTVSMPCIEVGTVGGGTVLGPQQSVLEMLGMKGAHPSHPGQNAQALARLIAAAVMAGELSLLSALAAGHLIRAHMAHNRSQTNTPAVSMPSTPAIERSGSPVLRAQLPSTPAPPYGKEEEKEEAKSVQIQMPMSPSSSTKSIPPYSQ
- a CDS encoding 3-hydroxy-3-methylglutaryl-coenzyme A reductase, producing the protein MRALFRPFALHAAYTPIETIVFFCIIGTLAYFHILSAIKHSAFIDPSLSVYAPPTLRPAYALWRLGEWVGVREGTWTHAAKALHRSDELVLELQQVVVTLDGAARRHAEAPLAASVVNMTQHLAQTFQTPAGRTYAALCHRLPAADGEGAPCFTLQQPGSRALVQTLAFRPGMRDEFVAALVGDEHQYQHQHQHYNQHQQHPRVFTDEHGVRFEVDAGRATTESVPINQMRNGKWVAYAARALVVRFWDLAKKADSLDILLILAGYILMHTTFYLLLIRSRALGSSFWLPLAILSSAVLAMLISLPIAMALRIRIDPVALTEALPFLVCTVGFDKPLRLARAVFLHPHLSVPPALVKGVVKTDAGYPILASSSNSNSNNATNTNTNTLAPPPSSSASASAGASMTLKPAPLIITESLHLVYAPIIRDYILEIAVLAVGAYSRVGGLSEVCALAALMLGVDCLLLCTYLAAILGVMVEVSS